The following are encoded together in the Elusimicrobiota bacterium genome:
- a CDS encoding MerR family transcriptional regulator has protein sequence MAIDRPILPEQESFTMGEVSRLLRVPPHTLRYWEARIGLLKPSRRSSGHRRYSREDIETICRIREFVERRKMTMAGARKALLEERRGARAQGKDAAGGAVPSSTLKLLREIKKEIRILVEELKNS, from the coding sequence ATGGCTATCGACCGGCCCATCCTGCCGGAGCAGGAGTCGTTCACGATGGGCGAGGTGAGCCGACTGCTTCGCGTGCCGCCGCACACTTTGAGGTACTGGGAGGCGCGGATAGGCTTGCTCAAGCCCTCCCGCAGGTCGAGCGGACACCGGCGCTACAGCCGGGAGGACATAGAGACGATTTGCCGCATCAGGGAATTCGTGGAACGAAGAAAAATGACCATGGCCGGCGCCAGGAAAGCCCTCCTCGAGGAAAGGAGGGGGGCGCGCGCGCAAGGCAAGGACGCGGCGGGGGGGGCGGTTCCTTCCTCGACGCTCAAGCTCCTGCGCGAGATCAAGAAGGAAATTCGCATCCTGGTCGAGGAGCTCAAGAATTCGTGA
- a CDS encoding HU family DNA-binding protein codes for MNRLDIIRAVAKVLSTKGEAARAVETTFDTIREALNKDQKVVISNFGTFRVKHRQQRQGRNPKTGENVMVPPRKGVRFKASKNLLG; via the coding sequence ATGAATAGACTCGACATCATCAGGGCAGTAGCCAAAGTCCTCTCCACCAAGGGGGAGGCGGCGCGCGCCGTGGAAACGACTTTTGACACCATACGAGAAGCCCTCAACAAGGACCAAAAAGTCGTGATCTCCAATTTCGGCACGTTTCGCGTCAAGCACCGCCAGCAGCGCCAGGGGCGCAACCCCAAGACCGGCGAGAACGTCATGGTGCCGCCCCGCAAGGGCGTGCGCTTCAAGGCATCCAAGAATTTGCTGGGCTAG